In Zingiber officinale cultivar Zhangliang chromosome 3B, Zo_v1.1, whole genome shotgun sequence, a single window of DNA contains:
- the LOC122055801 gene encoding protein TIFY 4B-like isoform X1, translating into MSAAEDTVPRSPLEKPLAELTEEDIAQLTREDCRRYLKAKGMRRPSWNKSQAIQQVISLKALLEGRPGCNDCPAGGEILRKYAPPRTPPLLAPSPQDSLSPREVGRLLSPPSPYRRRDPIPTPQQSAGSPTSRTSTAVVDHADTAFPENRFLSARTTAELPAAGQMTIFYDGLVNVYDGVACDQRRPSASQAKAVLDLAGSTPSFDGFPSPGVAPRLPGRLFSAATGRAGHHAADGAVDARAPRETEPDGGTRRNASLKRYLEKRKDRFKGKKVIEGPSYSCTEKMLLSENFRCPNPIDSSDLNMTNLPSTVQHQPPQSPASCAENQVRKDKFLIDLNADGDEDC; encoded by the exons ATGAGCGCGGCGGAGGACACCGTGCCGCGGTCGCCGCTGGAGAAGCCGCTCGCCGAGCTCACCGAGGAGGACATCGCGCAGCTCACACGAGAGGATTGCCGCCGCTACCTCAAGGCCAAAG GGATGCGGCGGCCGTCGTGGAACAAATCGCAGGCGATCCAGCAGGTTATCTCGCTCAAGGCGCTTCTCGAGGGGCGCCCGGGCTGCAATGATTGTCCCGCCGGGGGCGAAATCCTCCGAAAGTATGCCCCTCCTCGTACCCCACCGCTCCTGGCGCCGTCTCCCCAG GATTCTCTCTCTCCTAGGGAAGTGGGAAGATTGCTGTCGCCGCCGAGCCCGTACCGGAGAAGAGACCCGATCCCGACGCCGCAACAATCTGCCGGATCGCCGACTTCTCGGACGTCTACTGCCGTAGTAGACCACGCGGATACGGCCTTTCCAGAGAATAGATTCCTCTCTGCCAG GACGACGGCGGAGCTGCCGGCCGCGGGGCAGATGACTATATTCTACGACGGGTTGGTCAATGTCTACGATGGCGTGGCCTGCGATCAG CGGCGTCCCTCGGCCTCGCAGGCGAAGGCCGTATTAGACCTGGCAGGCAGCACGCCCAGCTTCGACGGCTTCCCCTCGCCGGGTGTGGCTCCCCGGCTCCCTGGGCGCCTCTTCTCGGCGGCGACTG GCAGGGCGGGCCACCACGCGGCGGACGGCGCGGTGGACGCGAGAGCACCGCGGGAAACAGAGCCTG ATGGTGGAACCCGCAGAAATGCCTCATTGAAGAGATACTTGGAGAAAAGAAAAGATAG GTTTAAGGGCAAGAAAGTTATAGAAGGTCCATCTTACTCATGTACAGAAAAAATGTTACTCAGTGAGAACTTCAGATGCCCAAATCCAATTGATTCTTCAGACTTGAATATGACAAACCTCCCGTCAACGGTACAACATCAACCACCTCAATCTCCAGCTAGCTGTGCAGAAAACCAAGTTCGGAAAGACAAATTTCTCATAGATCTCAATGCTGACG GTGATGAGGATTGCTGA
- the LOC122055801 gene encoding protein TIFY 4B-like isoform X2, with product MSAAEDTVPRSPLEKPLAELTEEDIAQLTREDCRRYLKAKGMRRPSWNKSQAIQQVISLKALLEGRPGCNDCPAGGEILRKYAPPRTPPLLAPSPQDSLSPREVGRLLSPPSPYRRRDPIPTPQQSAGSPTSRTSTAVVDHADTAFPENRFLSARTTAELPAAGQMTIFYDGLVNVYDGVACDQAKAVLDLAGSTPSFDGFPSPGVAPRLPGRLFSAATGRAGHHAADGAVDARAPRETEPDGGTRRNASLKRYLEKRKDRFKGKKVIEGPSYSCTEKMLLSENFRCPNPIDSSDLNMTNLPSTVQHQPPQSPASCAENQVRKDKFLIDLNADGDEDC from the exons ATGAGCGCGGCGGAGGACACCGTGCCGCGGTCGCCGCTGGAGAAGCCGCTCGCCGAGCTCACCGAGGAGGACATCGCGCAGCTCACACGAGAGGATTGCCGCCGCTACCTCAAGGCCAAAG GGATGCGGCGGCCGTCGTGGAACAAATCGCAGGCGATCCAGCAGGTTATCTCGCTCAAGGCGCTTCTCGAGGGGCGCCCGGGCTGCAATGATTGTCCCGCCGGGGGCGAAATCCTCCGAAAGTATGCCCCTCCTCGTACCCCACCGCTCCTGGCGCCGTCTCCCCAG GATTCTCTCTCTCCTAGGGAAGTGGGAAGATTGCTGTCGCCGCCGAGCCCGTACCGGAGAAGAGACCCGATCCCGACGCCGCAACAATCTGCCGGATCGCCGACTTCTCGGACGTCTACTGCCGTAGTAGACCACGCGGATACGGCCTTTCCAGAGAATAGATTCCTCTCTGCCAG GACGACGGCGGAGCTGCCGGCCGCGGGGCAGATGACTATATTCTACGACGGGTTGGTCAATGTCTACGATGGCGTGGCCTGCGATCAG GCGAAGGCCGTATTAGACCTGGCAGGCAGCACGCCCAGCTTCGACGGCTTCCCCTCGCCGGGTGTGGCTCCCCGGCTCCCTGGGCGCCTCTTCTCGGCGGCGACTG GCAGGGCGGGCCACCACGCGGCGGACGGCGCGGTGGACGCGAGAGCACCGCGGGAAACAGAGCCTG ATGGTGGAACCCGCAGAAATGCCTCATTGAAGAGATACTTGGAGAAAAGAAAAGATAG GTTTAAGGGCAAGAAAGTTATAGAAGGTCCATCTTACTCATGTACAGAAAAAATGTTACTCAGTGAGAACTTCAGATGCCCAAATCCAATTGATTCTTCAGACTTGAATATGACAAACCTCCCGTCAACGGTACAACATCAACCACCTCAATCTCCAGCTAGCTGTGCAGAAAACCAAGTTCGGAAAGACAAATTTCTCATAGATCTCAATGCTGACG GTGATGAGGATTGCTGA
- the LOC122055801 gene encoding protein TIFY 4B-like isoform X3, with amino-acid sequence MSAAEDTVPRSPLEKPLAELTEEDIAQLTREDCRRYLKAKGMRRPSWNKSQAIQQVISLKALLEGRPGCNDCPAGGEILRKYAPPRTPPLLAPSPQDSLSPREVGRLLSPPSPYRRRDPIPTPQQSAGSPTSRTSTAVVDHADTAFPENRFLSARTTAELPAAGQMTIFYDGLVNVYDGVACDQRRPSASQAKAVLDLAGSTPSFDGFPSPGVAPRLPGRLFSAATGMAAGRATTRRTARWTREHRGKQSLMVEPAEMPH; translated from the exons ATGAGCGCGGCGGAGGACACCGTGCCGCGGTCGCCGCTGGAGAAGCCGCTCGCCGAGCTCACCGAGGAGGACATCGCGCAGCTCACACGAGAGGATTGCCGCCGCTACCTCAAGGCCAAAG GGATGCGGCGGCCGTCGTGGAACAAATCGCAGGCGATCCAGCAGGTTATCTCGCTCAAGGCGCTTCTCGAGGGGCGCCCGGGCTGCAATGATTGTCCCGCCGGGGGCGAAATCCTCCGAAAGTATGCCCCTCCTCGTACCCCACCGCTCCTGGCGCCGTCTCCCCAG GATTCTCTCTCTCCTAGGGAAGTGGGAAGATTGCTGTCGCCGCCGAGCCCGTACCGGAGAAGAGACCCGATCCCGACGCCGCAACAATCTGCCGGATCGCCGACTTCTCGGACGTCTACTGCCGTAGTAGACCACGCGGATACGGCCTTTCCAGAGAATAGATTCCTCTCTGCCAG GACGACGGCGGAGCTGCCGGCCGCGGGGCAGATGACTATATTCTACGACGGGTTGGTCAATGTCTACGATGGCGTGGCCTGCGATCAG CGGCGTCCCTCGGCCTCGCAGGCGAAGGCCGTATTAGACCTGGCAGGCAGCACGCCCAGCTTCGACGGCTTCCCCTCGCCGGGTGTGGCTCCCCGGCTCCCTGGGCGCCTCTTCTCGGCGGCGACTGGTATGGCG GCAGGGCGGGCCACCACGCGGCGGACGGCGCGGTGGACGCGAGAGCACCGCGGGAAACAGAGCCTG ATGGTGGAACCCGCAGAAATGCCTCATTGA